A DNA window from Nitrospira sp. contains the following coding sequences:
- a CDS encoding Molybdenum cofactor biosynthesis protein B (MaGe:77308695), with protein sequence MVSATHHEHKHHAPRSIGCMVITCSDTRTAETDTSGQLIQKLLKEQGHTIAAYHLVKDEPAQITARITEGIANDTVQAIIVNGGTGISRRDSTFEAVDAMLEKRLDGFGEVFRYLTYQEIGSPAIMSRATAGIIKGRVLFSTPGSENAVRLAMEKLILPELGHLVKELTK encoded by the coding sequence ATGGTCAGCGCGACCCATCATGAGCACAAACACCATGCGCCCCGCTCCATCGGGTGCATGGTCATCACCTGCAGCGACACCCGCACCGCTGAGACGGATACGAGCGGCCAGCTCATTCAAAAGCTACTGAAGGAACAAGGCCACACCATCGCCGCCTACCATCTGGTGAAAGACGAACCGGCCCAGATCACCGCGCGGATCACGGAAGGCATCGCCAATGACACCGTGCAAGCCATCATCGTCAATGGCGGAACTGGAATCTCTCGGCGGGACTCAACGTTTGAAGCGGTCGATGCGATGCTGGAAAAACGGCTGGATGGATTCGGCGAAGTTTTCCGCTACCTGACCTATCAAGAGATCGGCTCGCCGGCCATCATGAGCCGCGCCACCGCCGGCATCATCAAAGGCCGCGTCCTCTTCTCCACCCCAGGCTCAGAAAACGCCGTCCGCCTGGCGATGGAGAAACTCATCCTTCCCGAACTCGGACACCTGGTCAAAGAACTCACGAAGTAA
- a CDS encoding Phenazine biosynthesis protein (MaGe:77308698) — protein sequence MSDRRSLKFYQADVFTSEPFGGNPVAVFPDADGLSDGQLQQVAREMNLSETVFVFPPTDPAAVVRLRIFTPTQEIPFAGHPVIGTFYLLAQLGRIPLTGAVTRLLYECNIGLFPVELHGGGMQIEYVVMSQPKPEFLDRVEDEKDFYKLALSLGLPKYAVAEAKSPIEVVSTGLPVLILPIRTLTAVQSIRPDPSAITELCRRFGANGIMVFTTVTVEPDSTVHTRMFAPAIGILEDPATGSASGALGAYLVHHRIIDVKPTTEIVAEQGYVIERPSRILIQVDSSDGVIQAVKVGGECVMVVEGELKF from the coding sequence ATGTCCGATCGCCGCTCGCTGAAGTTCTATCAAGCCGATGTGTTTACGTCCGAGCCGTTCGGCGGCAATCCTGTCGCCGTGTTTCCCGATGCCGACGGGCTTTCCGATGGCCAGTTGCAGCAGGTCGCCCGGGAAATGAATCTTTCCGAGACGGTCTTTGTGTTTCCACCTACCGATCCGGCGGCGGTGGTCCGGTTGCGGATTTTCACGCCGACACAGGAGATTCCCTTTGCCGGCCATCCGGTGATCGGCACGTTTTATCTACTGGCGCAGCTCGGGCGCATACCCCTTACCGGTGCGGTCACCCGCCTGCTCTACGAGTGCAACATCGGCTTGTTTCCAGTGGAGTTGCATGGGGGGGGAATGCAGATTGAGTATGTGGTCATGTCGCAGCCCAAGCCGGAGTTTCTCGACCGGGTGGAGGATGAGAAAGATTTCTATAAGCTGGCCCTTTCGCTCGGGCTGCCGAAGTATGCGGTCGCCGAGGCCAAGTCGCCGATTGAGGTCGTGTCGACGGGATTGCCGGTCTTGATTCTGCCGATCCGGACGCTGACCGCGGTTCAGTCGATCCGGCCAGATCCCTCTGCAATTACCGAGCTGTGCCGCCGCTTCGGCGCGAACGGGATTATGGTTTTCACAACCGTCACGGTTGAGCCGGACTCGACCGTTCATACGCGCATGTTTGCGCCGGCCATCGGCATTCTTGAAGATCCTGCCACTGGCAGCGCCAGCGGGGCGCTGGGGGCCTATCTGGTGCATCACCGCATTATCGATGTGAAGCCAACAACCGAGATTGTTGCAGAGCAGGGCTATGTGATCGAACGGCCCTCGCGCATTCTCATCCAGGTGGATTCGTCGGACGGCGTGATTCAGGCCGTGAAGGTCGGAGGGGAGTGTGTGATGGTGGTGGAGGGCGAGCTGAAATTCTAG
- a CDS encoding hypothetical protein (Evidence 4 : Unknown function but conserved in other organisms; MaGe:77308699) yields the protein MPTLIPMLQAAPIFARQDYREVLRREMDAGKIPLSLGRDCPVKCEFCYELDHSYRETLDPPKTTDEDWKFILDYISKKPTDPKQFWCLGGNEFMEWTDLFLHPKAMEWVEDFLKYTDKSIQFFTVGFVHVPKIHQLVSQYPGRINFELSVITLSDYRKRLMPHAPSITHLMKVLDGPAVSSANFYAFDAGTMSKDAIAISKINQKCVLWMGTLTPVRGLKEETASLMRQGRKHLAEEALRIYDAALPNLQTIHTEAYITAFLSRKRIVSLFDSLELEKKDTLVTGWSVSKILSMYRKNKARVLYVPNAMLSGDSDCTVLLTFDDIARRITTEKMIHVPKCIMQSGRGPYSDITGVTLEQFTEKTGVKVKVLHRVDTRFANEQLYRNGSLQNYIESYLRNPMAKAYEAIPRPA from the coding sequence ATGCCAACTCTCATTCCGATGCTCCAGGCCGCTCCGATCTTTGCCAGGCAGGATTATCGTGAGGTGTTGCGCCGTGAGATGGACGCGGGGAAGATCCCGCTCAGTCTCGGGCGCGACTGCCCGGTGAAGTGCGAATTCTGCTACGAGCTGGATCACTCGTACCGCGAAACGCTCGATCCCCCCAAGACCACCGACGAGGATTGGAAATTTATCCTCGACTACATCAGCAAGAAACCGACGGACCCGAAGCAGTTCTGGTGCCTGGGCGGCAACGAGTTTATGGAATGGACCGATCTGTTTCTCCACCCGAAGGCGATGGAGTGGGTTGAGGACTTTCTCAAGTACACGGACAAGAGCATTCAGTTCTTCACCGTCGGCTTTGTGCATGTGCCGAAGATCCACCAACTGGTCTCGCAGTATCCGGGCCGGATCAATTTTGAGCTGTCGGTCATCACGCTCAGCGACTACCGGAAGCGGCTCATGCCCCATGCGCCTTCGATCACCCATCTGATGAAAGTGCTGGACGGTCCGGCGGTGTCCTCGGCGAATTTTTATGCCTTCGATGCCGGTACGATGTCGAAAGACGCCATTGCCATTTCCAAGATCAATCAAAAGTGCGTGCTCTGGATGGGCACGCTCACGCCGGTGCGAGGCCTGAAGGAAGAGACGGCGAGTCTCATGCGGCAGGGCCGGAAGCATCTGGCGGAGGAAGCGCTGCGGATCTACGATGCCGCCTTGCCGAACCTCCAGACCATCCATACGGAGGCCTACATCACGGCGTTTCTCAGCCGGAAGCGGATTGTCAGTCTCTTCGATTCGCTTGAGTTGGAAAAGAAGGACACGCTGGTCACGGGCTGGAGTGTGTCGAAGATTCTCTCGATGTACCGGAAGAATAAGGCACGAGTCCTCTATGTGCCGAATGCGATGCTCAGCGGTGATTCGGATTGCACGGTGTTGTTGACCTTCGACGATATTGCGCGTCGGATCACGACGGAAAAGATGATCCATGTGCCCAAGTGCATCATGCAATCGGGGCGCGGACCGTACAGCGATATTACCGGTGTGACACTGGAGCAGTTTACGGAAAAGACCGGTGTGAAGGTGAAAGTGCTTCACAGGGTCGATACACGTTTCGCCAATGAGCAGCTGTATCGCAATGGCTCACTGCAGAACTATATCGAGAGTTATCTGCGCAATCCGATGGCGAAGGCTTACGAGGCTATTCCGAGGCCTGCGTAG
- a CDS encoding Ferredoxin, 2Fe-2s (MaGe:77308694): MPKPKHHILVCTNSRPPGHPKPSCGSAGAAQLLMAFNMGLMQRGTPPGQVLVSATGCLGPCEQGPTVVVYPDNIWYSKVTEADVATILDEHIIKGTPVAKLNPDAAWQ; this comes from the coding sequence ATGCCAAAGCCCAAGCATCATATTCTCGTCTGCACCAACTCCCGCCCTCCGGGACACCCCAAGCCGTCATGCGGCAGCGCCGGTGCGGCGCAGTTGCTTATGGCCTTTAACATGGGACTGATGCAGCGCGGCACGCCACCCGGCCAGGTTCTCGTCAGCGCCACTGGGTGCCTGGGTCCTTGCGAGCAGGGTCCAACCGTCGTCGTCTACCCCGATAACATCTGGTACTCGAAAGTAACGGAAGCCGATGTTGCCACCATCCTCGATGAACACATCATCAAGGGAACACCGGTCGCAAAACTGAACCCCGACGCAGCCTGGCAATAA
- a CDS encoding B12-binding domain-containing radical SAM protein (MaGe:77308701) gives MSASGLVQIDGLSPIKKEDRKTSKVMLLFPPEWVPTAPYLALPALTAVLREAGHQVVQRDINIEMYDHFFTMEFLIWVKARLGMQLKPLQDKEKAGTLTEREADQKAVIEQAYAVDVFDLAERAEDAKLVVRGERFYAAEKLELALNCFREAMQYISAAYYPASLVFYPMESNLGYRPGVSKEVFACLDDEQVNVYRDICNQLVLPSVSKEKPTVVGISIGTQMQLLAGLTFCKMIKETFPHIKVVVGGNVITRLQEELPHHERFFTEVFDAAILYEGEHALLWYIEALNGQRALESVPNLMYRHADGVKQSKEVYTEKTAALPLPDFEGLPLDHYFVPERIIPYLATRGCYWGRCTFCDHGQGYFDQYRGMTAQHVVEQVTALRDKYQCTHFLFSDESYPPALFKRVSQMLVDQQTGIKWTTLIRFEETLQDQAVWDLAAKAGCCTLYYGMESANERVLNLMDKHAKKSVIQNNLHQASKAGIWNHVMAFYGFPGETRDEALETRQFVIDNQPVIHSVELFYFVAYRHTPMVRNPEKFGITIHKQEEYDLPLDYYYTLNEPVGISCLDAMQLCEEFYKNDFKPWAVRVNSREHVFLYISKFGTNNLPQIYAKQQTVGASDSVSGLVTWPVAMGEGEDGKEGMSRVVSHGVG, from the coding sequence ATGAGCGCAAGTGGTCTTGTCCAAATAGACGGGCTGTCGCCGATCAAGAAAGAAGATCGGAAGACGTCGAAGGTCATGCTGCTATTTCCGCCCGAGTGGGTGCCGACGGCGCCCTATCTGGCGCTGCCTGCGCTCACCGCCGTGTTGCGGGAAGCGGGGCATCAGGTCGTGCAGCGCGACATCAACATCGAGATGTACGACCACTTCTTCACGATGGAGTTCCTGATCTGGGTAAAAGCCCGGTTGGGGATGCAGCTTAAGCCGCTTCAGGATAAAGAAAAGGCCGGCACGCTCACGGAGCGCGAGGCCGATCAGAAAGCGGTGATCGAGCAGGCCTACGCGGTCGATGTGTTCGACTTAGCTGAGCGTGCGGAAGACGCGAAGCTTGTTGTGCGCGGCGAGCGGTTCTATGCAGCCGAGAAGCTGGAGCTGGCGCTGAATTGCTTCCGCGAGGCGATGCAGTATATTTCCGCCGCCTACTATCCGGCCTCGCTGGTCTTCTATCCGATGGAAAGCAACCTGGGCTATCGCCCGGGCGTCTCCAAAGAAGTCTTTGCCTGCCTCGACGACGAGCAGGTGAATGTCTATCGCGACATCTGCAATCAGCTCGTGCTGCCCTCGGTCAGTAAAGAAAAGCCGACGGTGGTCGGCATCTCCATTGGCACACAGATGCAGCTGCTGGCAGGGCTAACCTTCTGCAAGATGATCAAGGAGACGTTCCCGCACATTAAGGTGGTGGTCGGAGGCAACGTCATTACGCGCTTGCAGGAAGAGCTGCCGCATCATGAGCGGTTCTTCACCGAGGTGTTCGACGCGGCGATTCTCTACGAAGGCGAACATGCGTTGCTCTGGTATATCGAGGCGCTGAACGGCCAGCGGGCGTTGGAATCTGTACCGAATCTGATGTATCGCCATGCCGACGGGGTAAAGCAGAGCAAGGAAGTCTATACTGAGAAGACGGCGGCGCTGCCGCTCCCTGATTTTGAAGGCCTGCCGCTGGATCACTATTTTGTGCCGGAACGGATCATTCCCTATCTCGCGACGCGCGGCTGCTACTGGGGCCGCTGCACGTTCTGCGACCACGGGCAGGGCTACTTTGATCAATACCGCGGCATGACGGCGCAGCATGTTGTCGAGCAGGTGACGGCGCTGCGGGATAAGTATCAGTGTACACACTTTCTCTTCTCCGACGAATCCTATCCGCCCGCGCTGTTCAAACGAGTGTCGCAGATGCTGGTGGATCAGCAGACCGGCATCAAGTGGACGACGCTCATCCGCTTTGAAGAAACGCTACAGGACCAGGCCGTGTGGGATCTCGCGGCGAAGGCCGGCTGTTGCACGCTCTATTACGGGATGGAGTCGGCGAACGAGCGCGTGCTGAACCTCATGGACAAGCACGCCAAGAAGAGCGTGATCCAGAACAATCTCCACCAGGCGTCGAAGGCGGGGATCTGGAACCACGTGATGGCCTTCTACGGCTTCCCCGGCGAAACGCGCGACGAAGCGTTGGAGACGCGGCAGTTCGTCATCGACAATCAGCCGGTGATTCATTCGGTGGAACTGTTCTACTTCGTGGCGTATCGCCACACGCCGATGGTGCGCAATCCGGAGAAGTTCGGCATCACGATTCACAAGCAAGAAGAGTATGACCTGCCGCTGGACTACTACTACACGCTGAACGAACCGGTGGGGATTTCCTGTCTCGACGCAATGCAGCTCTGCGAAGAGTTCTACAAGAATGACTTCAAGCCCTGGGCGGTGCGGGTGAATTCCCGCGAGCACGTATTTCTCTACATCTCCAAGTTCGGCACGAACAACCTGCCGCAGATTTATGCGAAGCAGCAAACGGTGGGGGCTTCAGACAGCGTCTCAGGTCTGGTCACGTGGCCGGTGGCGATGGGCGAGGGCGAAGATGGGAAAGAGGGAATGTCACGTGTGGTCTCCCACGGTGTCGGCTAA
- a CDS encoding hypothetical protein (Evidence 4 : Unknown function but conserved in other organisms; MaGe:77308700) has translation MNDETIPEEITRALEILGLTLPVTTEELERAKRVQLYTWNPARYSNLTNNPKAYMQAYKKAEEMTKMVEAAYALLTAVLVPDESSSDQSSS, from the coding sequence ATGAACGACGAAACAATTCCTGAAGAAATTACCCGCGCCCTAGAGATTCTTGGGCTCACGCTCCCCGTCACCACCGAAGAGCTGGAACGGGCCAAACGCGTGCAACTCTATACCTGGAACCCAGCCCGCTATTCGAATCTAACGAACAATCCCAAAGCCTACATGCAGGCCTACAAGAAGGCTGAAGAGATGACTAAGATGGTTGAAGCCGCTTATGCGCTCCTCACCGCCGTCCTCGTACCGGATGAATCTTCGAGCGATCAGTCTTCTTCCTGA
- a CDS encoding Alcohol dehydrogenase (MaGe:77308697): protein MKAVLFRAHGGPDKLSYEDLPTPVIGPDEVLVRVKACALNHLDIWIRQGNPAYPMPMPHVSGSDIAGVVDQVGAQVDNVTTGQKVFVSPGVSCWKCEYCLSGRDNMCRSYSLIGAMMHGGYAEYVKVPFRNVLPMPENLSFEQAAAFPLVSVTASHMLFAKVGLQHGETVLIMGGGSGVGTMAIQLAKLAGARVITTVGSDDKMPKAVVLGADAVINHTKENVADRVKLLTEGHGVDVVIEHIGPEVWASCLASLAKGGRLITCGATTGAEVKVDLRYIYSRQYTITGSYMGTRAELVKAAELMGQKRLIPVIDRTYPLQDARAAQEQMVSRKFFGKIVLTV from the coding sequence ATGAAAGCTGTATTGTTTCGCGCGCATGGTGGTCCGGATAAATTGTCGTATGAGGATTTGCCCACGCCGGTGATTGGTCCGGATGAGGTGCTGGTTCGGGTCAAGGCTTGTGCGTTGAACCATCTCGATATTTGGATCAGGCAGGGCAATCCGGCCTATCCCATGCCGATGCCGCATGTGTCCGGCTCCGACATCGCCGGTGTGGTCGATCAGGTCGGTGCGCAGGTGGATAATGTGACGACAGGGCAGAAGGTCTTTGTCTCGCCGGGTGTCAGTTGTTGGAAGTGCGAGTATTGCCTGTCCGGCCGAGACAATATGTGCCGGTCGTACAGTCTGATCGGCGCGATGATGCACGGCGGCTATGCCGAGTATGTGAAAGTGCCGTTCCGCAATGTGTTGCCGATGCCGGAGAATCTCTCCTTCGAGCAGGCGGCGGCGTTTCCTCTCGTGTCGGTCACGGCCTCGCATATGCTGTTTGCCAAGGTCGGGCTCCAACATGGCGAGACGGTGCTGATCATGGGGGGAGGGAGCGGTGTCGGGACTATGGCGATTCAATTGGCCAAGCTTGCCGGCGCGCGGGTGATCACGACGGTCGGATCGGACGACAAGATGCCCAAGGCGGTGGTACTCGGCGCCGATGCGGTGATCAACCATACGAAGGAGAACGTGGCGGATCGGGTGAAGCTGCTGACCGAGGGCCATGGCGTCGATGTGGTGATTGAGCATATCGGTCCGGAGGTGTGGGCGAGCTGTCTGGCGTCGCTGGCGAAAGGCGGCCGCTTGATTACCTGTGGCGCGACGACCGGCGCGGAAGTGAAGGTGGATCTCCGGTACATCTATTCGCGCCAGTATACGATCACAGGCTCGTACATGGGCACGCGGGCGGAGCTGGTAAAGGCGGCGGAGCTGATGGGCCAGAAGCGGCTGATTCCGGTGATCGACCGCACCTATCCGCTTCAGGACGCGCGCGCGGCGCAAGAGCAGATGGTGAGCCGAAAGTTCTTCGGGAAAATTGTGTTGACCGTTTGA
- a CDS encoding hypothetical protein (Evidence 4 : Unknown function but conserved in other organisms; MaGe:77308696) encodes MSTVSKIMSKNPKTVGPGMSIVGAAKKMRAARVGSLLVKKGKQTVGIVTDTDIVRRAVAAGKPLGKVTVEKVMTTPLCTIEGSEPVDDAQDMMGDLGVRHLGVTKGGEIVGVVSVRDVMRFYKRYAQSSIAAPEQGYSEPKISQD; translated from the coding sequence ATGTCTACAGTATCCAAGATCATGAGCAAGAATCCCAAAACGGTCGGACCGGGGATGTCGATTGTGGGTGCGGCGAAGAAGATGCGGGCGGCCCGAGTCGGGTCGCTGTTGGTGAAGAAGGGCAAGCAAACAGTGGGCATTGTGACGGATACGGATATCGTCCGCCGGGCGGTGGCCGCCGGTAAGCCGCTTGGTAAGGTGACGGTCGAGAAGGTCATGACGACACCTCTCTGCACGATCGAGGGGAGTGAGCCGGTCGACGATGCTCAAGACATGATGGGCGATCTCGGCGTGCGCCATCTCGGCGTCACCAAAGGCGGCGAGATTGTCGGCGTCGTCTCGGTGCGGGACGTGATGCGGTTTTATAAACGGTATGCCCAATCAAGTATTGCGGCGCCGGAGCAGGGGTATTCTGAACCGAAGATTTCGCAAGACTAG
- a CDS encoding hypothetical protein (Evidence 4 : Unknown function but conserved in other organisms; MaGe:77308693) → MKFFLYGDNLNLTQLKRRAPEHKFLYLATLGDHTIKFCRWSSQWRCGLASIAPSPGEKVWGGVFELTDEDLKIMDEFEQDVPQGAYRHLQITVINEAGEKELVTTYAANPIGKFKPKDHYLDWIIKGLKQWKLPEEALDQWHAYRPN, encoded by the coding sequence ATGAAATTCTTTTTGTACGGAGACAACCTGAATCTGACCCAACTGAAGCGCCGGGCGCCGGAACACAAGTTCCTCTACCTTGCGACCTTGGGCGATCACACCATTAAGTTCTGCCGCTGGTCGTCACAGTGGCGTTGCGGGCTCGCCAGTATCGCACCCTCTCCAGGAGAAAAAGTCTGGGGCGGCGTCTTTGAACTGACCGATGAAGACCTGAAAATCATGGATGAGTTCGAGCAAGACGTTCCACAGGGAGCATACCGCCACCTACAGATTACGGTTATCAATGAAGCCGGTGAGAAAGAACTTGTCACCACCTATGCTGCCAATCCCATCGGAAAGTTCAAACCGAAAGATCACTATCTCGACTGGATTATCAAAGGACTCAAGCAGTGGAAACTGCCTGAGGAAGCTCTCGATCAATGGCATGCATACCGGCCAAACTGA
- a CDS encoding B12-binding domain-containing protein (MaGe:77308702), protein MRVEYTKGERASKELILLNRQKFEATSGRKMKVLLIFPPDWFPSEPYLSLPSLTAVLRQAGHTVIQKDINLEMWDWYFSEDFLKKVLRRVPQQLDRLRKLSKKRDLSADEMDLQLALCDLTRQRIEELTKKAEKAKAIIRGEVFYEIDQLEWAIQVFREVTSVISMVYAPARICMPPMETDLSYKVFVSSEVMDAVNDTQVNIYREVFEQLVKPAIEAEQPDVIGISIVLQQQMFSTMTFCSLIKQHFPHIHITIGGNTVTRLRDVLPQSPLFQYFDSAVVYEGETAFVQLVSAVGAKRSLAEVPNTIYKDATGVHTSETSFAEDMHALPPPDFDGLPLEKYFVPTKILPYLATRGCYWGRCEFCDHGEGYTAGYRSKKIQDILGEIRHLRDKYGAKHFHFTDESYPPALFRKLTRGLIDSGMGITWTTHMRFEKSLLEDQVWQDAKESGCKYLHFGYESGNERVLKLMDKATTTAIMTEHLKRTAEAGIWNHCMGFFGFPGETREEAWSSVEFLEQNKDYVHSLGFGTFDLGRHNPVAKHPEKWGVTAYKNPEWDLALDYYFTVKSGLSIEEAERVFQQFEQNHYAGWDLRLYIREYIFLYIAKFGLEKLRDLQYQAAKIAGHTPTLAGKM, encoded by the coding sequence ATGCGTGTTGAGTATACGAAGGGCGAGCGGGCTTCCAAAGAACTGATTCTCCTGAATCGTCAGAAGTTTGAAGCCACCAGTGGCCGGAAGATGAAGGTCCTGCTGATCTTCCCGCCGGATTGGTTTCCGTCCGAACCCTATCTCAGTCTTCCTTCCCTCACCGCTGTCCTTCGTCAGGCCGGTCATACGGTCATCCAAAAGGACATCAACCTGGAAATGTGGGACTGGTACTTCAGTGAGGATTTTCTGAAGAAAGTCCTGCGCCGGGTGCCGCAGCAGCTTGACCGGCTCCGCAAGCTCTCCAAGAAGCGCGATCTCAGCGCCGACGAGATGGATTTACAGCTGGCGCTCTGTGATCTGACCCGGCAGCGGATTGAGGAATTGACGAAGAAAGCGGAGAAGGCCAAGGCGATTATCCGCGGAGAAGTGTTCTACGAAATCGATCAGTTGGAGTGGGCGATTCAAGTATTCCGTGAAGTGACGTCGGTCATTTCCATGGTCTATGCCCCGGCGCGGATCTGCATGCCTCCGATGGAGACGGATCTGTCCTACAAAGTCTTTGTCTCGTCCGAAGTAATGGACGCGGTGAACGATACGCAGGTGAATATCTATCGTGAGGTGTTCGAGCAGCTGGTGAAACCGGCGATCGAGGCAGAACAGCCGGATGTAATCGGTATTTCGATTGTCTTGCAGCAGCAGATGTTCTCCACCATGACCTTCTGTTCCCTCATCAAGCAGCACTTCCCGCATATTCACATCACCATCGGCGGCAATACGGTGACGCGCCTGCGCGATGTGCTGCCGCAGTCGCCACTGTTCCAGTACTTCGACAGCGCGGTAGTCTATGAAGGTGAAACCGCCTTCGTGCAGCTCGTGTCGGCGGTGGGGGCGAAGCGGAGTTTGGCCGAGGTGCCGAACACGATCTATAAGGACGCCACCGGGGTCCATACGTCGGAGACGAGTTTTGCGGAAGACATGCATGCGCTGCCGCCGCCGGACTTCGACGGCTTGCCGCTGGAGAAGTATTTTGTCCCGACGAAGATCTTGCCCTATCTGGCGACGCGCGGCTGCTACTGGGGCCGCTGCGAGTTCTGCGATCATGGCGAGGGCTATACGGCGGGCTACCGGTCGAAGAAGATCCAGGACATTCTAGGCGAGATCCGGCATCTGCGCGACAAGTATGGCGCGAAGCATTTTCACTTCACTGACGAATCCTATCCGCCGGCGCTGTTTCGCAAGCTGACGCGCGGCTTGATCGACAGCGGCATGGGCATTACCTGGACGACGCATATGCGGTTCGAGAAGAGCTTGCTGGAAGATCAAGTCTGGCAGGATGCGAAGGAGTCCGGCTGCAAGTATCTCCACTTCGGCTATGAGTCGGGGAACGAACGGGTGTTGAAGCTGATGGACAAGGCCACGACGACCGCCATCATGACTGAGCATCTCAAGCGCACGGCGGAGGCTGGGATCTGGAACCACTGCATGGGCTTTTTCGGCTTTCCCGGCGAGACGCGGGAAGAAGCCTGGTCCTCGGTGGAATTCCTGGAGCAGAACAAAGACTATGTCCATTCGCTGGGATTCGGCACGTTCGATCTTGGTCGGCATAATCCGGTGGCGAAGCATCCGGAGAAGTGGGGCGTGACAGCGTACAAGAATCCTGAATGGGATCTGGCGCTCGACTACTACTTCACGGTGAAGAGCGGGCTGAGCATCGAAGAGGCTGAGCGGGTGTTCCAGCAGTTCGAGCAGAATCATTACGCTGGCTGGGATTTGCGGCTGTATATCAGGGAATATATTTTTCTCTATATCGCGAAGTTCGGGTTGGAGAAATTGCGGGATCTGCAATATCAAGCCGCCAAGATTGCTGGGCATACGCCTACATTGGCTGGAAAGATGTAA